CTTGAGAGTATTTGAATTCCACGGTTTTTCCTTTCAAATGTCGAAGGACTTTTTTGATTATATTTCCAGATATCGTTGGATACTCGAGATGATCATTTCCGCGTTTTCGAGGCTTTCCCGCGCGATCTCCTCATCGATCCAGGAATCGAAATCATAATCGCCTGTTTGCCTGTCTTAAAACAGGCCTTGAACAATTTCAGAAAATTCTTTGGGGAACACTCCGGTTTTCACGAATTCGCGGTTGAAAACCCCGATATTTTGGGCATGAGAAGAGAACGATAATCCCCTTGAAATCAGCACCGCATTCAGTGCGTGATAGACGGCATAATAACTCCGTGAAACCACATCGTCGAATTTCCTGTTCTCAAAAAGGATTCTCGCCGTTTCAAGCTTGTCGCGAGCCTTCTCAAGCATCGAGCGAACATCATTTCGATTTTC
This portion of the Candidatus Latescibacter sp. genome encodes:
- a CDS encoding HEPN domain-containing protein, with the translated sequence MENRNDVRSMLEKARDKLETARILFENRKFDDVVSRSYYAVYHALNAVLISRGLSFSSHAQNIGVFNREFVKTGVFPKEFSEIVQGLF